A part of Paenibacillus donghaensis genomic DNA contains:
- a CDS encoding ATP-dependent DNA helicase encodes MANPYPFTYDRTRPFIEQVGEWVGDVFYEILPEAGFEVRDEQIYMAYQLERAFADKKTIFAEAGVGTGKTLVYLLYSICYARYTGKPAVIACADESLIEQLVKPEGDIAKLARHLGMEIDARLAKSPDHYLCLKKLDQARNHDNDSLPLEVLYETLPDFVYSHAPLQQFHAYGDRKNYKDLNDEQWNQINWDAFQDCFTCDLRHRCGQTLSREYYRKAGDLIICSHDYYMEHIWTYEARKREGQIPLLPEHSAVVFDEGHLLESAAMKALGYKIKHVIFEELISRLLQNDIRETLAVLIDEVIMQSEQMFESIRRQCRAIPGSDRMSIELDAPLLREVHRLRTVIAAIEEQLVFESELYTLDEYQLRIVEERLEMMEVALKLFEDSGALICWATEDMDGLTLNVMPRDVKQVLASMFSQHKPIVFSSATLSVDKSFEYLQAGLGVEDYLSFSVDSPYDYGSQMQVYVPEQLTGDFSEKFEIAMSLIRRTEGRALLLFRTREELELFKEMSSLAPESGSYTFLFEGDQEISHLISAFQGDEHSVLCAVTLWEGLDIPGPSLSNVIVWSLPYPPLDPVFMAKRAETAAPFEDVDLPYMLLRLKQGMGRLIRTSSDQGIVSVLAEEEGQHPVLDYIASVMPKGTELQKLEKLSHK; translated from the coding sequence TTGGCGAATCCTTATCCTTTTACGTATGACCGCACCAGACCTTTCATCGAGCAAGTTGGAGAATGGGTGGGCGATGTATTTTATGAGATTCTTCCCGAGGCAGGGTTCGAGGTTCGAGATGAGCAGATCTATATGGCGTATCAGCTGGAACGGGCGTTTGCGGACAAGAAGACGATTTTTGCCGAAGCCGGGGTAGGTACGGGCAAAACGTTGGTGTACCTGCTCTACAGCATCTGTTATGCGCGGTATACCGGCAAGCCGGCGGTAATCGCCTGTGCGGATGAGTCGCTGATTGAGCAGCTGGTGAAGCCGGAAGGCGATATCGCCAAGCTGGCCCGTCATCTGGGGATGGAGATTGATGCCAGATTGGCGAAGTCGCCGGACCATTATCTATGTCTCAAGAAGCTGGACCAGGCTCGCAATCATGATAATGACAGTCTGCCGCTGGAGGTGCTGTATGAGACGCTGCCGGATTTCGTCTACTCCCATGCGCCGCTGCAGCAGTTTCATGCTTACGGGGACCGCAAGAACTATAAGGATCTGAACGATGAGCAGTGGAACCAGATCAATTGGGATGCCTTTCAGGACTGCTTCACCTGTGATCTGCGCCACCGCTGCGGACAGACGCTCTCCCGGGAATATTACCGCAAGGCTGGCGATCTGATTATATGCTCCCATGATTATTACATGGAGCATATCTGGACCTATGAAGCCCGCAAACGGGAAGGTCAGATTCCGCTGCTGCCGGAGCATTCCGCCGTTGTGTTTGATGAAGGCCATCTGCTGGAATCCGCCGCCATGAAGGCACTGGGCTATAAGATTAAACATGTGATCTTCGAGGAGCTAATCTCGCGCCTGCTGCAGAACGATATCCGTGAAACTCTGGCTGTGCTGATTGATGAGGTCATTATGCAGAGCGAGCAAATGTTTGAAAGCATCCGCCGTCAGTGCCGCGCTATTCCCGGTTCAGACCGGATGAGCATTGAGCTGGACGCGCCGCTCCTGCGTGAGGTGCACCGTCTGCGCACCGTGATTGCAGCTATCGAGGAGCAGCTGGTGTTTGAAAGCGAGCTGTACACACTAGATGAGTATCAGCTGCGGATTGTGGAAGAAAGGCTGGAGATGATGGAGGTCGCCCTGAAGCTGTTCGAGGATTCGGGAGCGCTGATCTGCTGGGCTACGGAAGACATGGACGGACTGACGCTGAATGTAATGCCACGTGATGTCAAGCAGGTGCTCGCCAGCATGTTCAGCCAGCATAAGCCGATTGTGTTCTCCTCAGCAACGTTGTCTGTGGACAAGTCGTTTGAATACCTGCAGGCCGGCCTTGGTGTAGAGGATTATCTGTCATTCTCCGTTGATTCGCCTTATGATTACGGCAGCCAGATGCAGGTCTATGTACCTGAACAGCTTACCGGGGATTTCTCGGAGAAATTCGAAATCGCCATGAGCCTGATCCGCCGCACCGAAGGCCGGGCATTGCTGCTGTTCCGCACCCGTGAGGAGCTGGAATTGTTCAAGGAGATGTCCAGCCTTGCGCCGGAGTCAGGCAGCTATACGTTCCTGTTCGAAGGGGATCAGGAGATCAGCCATCTGATCTCCGCCTTTCAGGGCGACGAGCACAGTGTGCTCTGTGCCGTGACCTTATGGGAAGGGCTGGATATTCCCGGTCCTTCGCTCTCCAATGTGATCGTCTGGTCCTTGCCGTACCCTCCGCTGGACCCGGTATTCATGGCCAAACGTGCCGAAACTGCCGCTCCGTTTGAGGATGTGGATCTGCCCTATATGCTGCTGCGGCTGAAGCAGGGCATGGGCCGGCTGATCCGTACTAGCAGCGACCAGGGCATAGTGAGCGTGCTGGCTGAAGAGGAAGGCCAGCATCCGGTGCTTGACTACATTGCTTCGGTGATGCCGAAGGGGACGGAGCTACAGAAGCTGGAGAAGTTGTCCCATAAGTAG
- a CDS encoding SDR family oxidoreductase: protein MQALSGKVAIITGSSRGIGRAVAEQLAGLGAAVVINYSSSPEKAAEVVEGIRSKGGSATAIQADLSKLEDVERLFAETVAAFGQVDILINNAGLMITKPIAEVTEADFDKQFAVNVKGTFFACQQAFKVMENHGRIINFSTSVTGQMFPAYSVYAGTKGAVEQFTRQLAKEFGSKQITINAIAPGPVNTELFTVGKSEQQIEGIKQMNAFGRLGEPEDIANVIEFLVSAQAQWVTGQTLRVNGGFI from the coding sequence ATGCAAGCATTAAGCGGGAAGGTCGCTATTATCACCGGCTCTTCGAGAGGGATTGGACGTGCGGTTGCGGAGCAATTGGCCGGATTGGGAGCAGCTGTGGTCATTAATTATTCCAGCAGTCCAGAGAAGGCGGCAGAGGTGGTAGAGGGCATACGCTCCAAGGGGGGATCGGCGACGGCCATTCAGGCGGATCTCAGCAAACTGGAGGATGTGGAACGGTTGTTTGCCGAGACGGTTGCCGCCTTCGGCCAAGTCGATATTCTGATTAATAACGCCGGGCTGATGATCACGAAACCGATTGCCGAGGTGACAGAAGCCGATTTCGACAAACAGTTCGCCGTGAATGTGAAGGGTACCTTCTTCGCCTGCCAGCAAGCGTTCAAGGTAATGGAGAACCACGGAAGGATCATCAACTTCTCCACCTCGGTGACAGGCCAGATGTTCCCTGCCTACAGCGTGTACGCAGGAACCAAGGGAGCGGTAGAGCAGTTCACCCGCCAGCTGGCGAAGGAATTTGGCTCCAAGCAGATTACGATCAATGCCATTGCCCCGGGACCGGTCAATACCGAGCTGTTCACCGTAGGGAAATCGGAGCAGCAGATTGAAGGCATTAAGCAGATGAATGCGTTTGGACGCCTCGGAGAACCAGAAGACATTGCCAATGTCATTGAGTTTCTTGTCAGCGCCCAGGCGCAATGGGTAACCGGCCAGACCCTGCGGGTCAACGGCGGGTTTATCTAA
- a CDS encoding DUF2812 domain-containing protein, with the protein MKSNKTTRYKPSVGLAFGEQLEMNKLSQLSEQGWFLERFALFGYRLRRAPAHKLIYCLDMRRLEAGEREDYLEIFAAGQWQHVCSGGEFHIFAAEPGTAPIYTDTATLLDKYTQIFRTSKLLAFSLLAMTLAAALLFCLSAVVWDNATVRHTAWVALSILIIPLVPSLMVYTAYRLRIRRLKA; encoded by the coding sequence ATGAAGTCCAATAAAACTACACGCTACAAGCCTTCTGTCGGGCTGGCTTTTGGAGAGCAGCTCGAGATGAACAAGCTGAGCCAGCTGTCAGAGCAGGGCTGGTTCTTGGAGCGGTTCGCCCTATTTGGTTACAGACTGCGCAGGGCACCCGCACATAAGCTGATCTATTGCCTGGATATGAGGAGGCTGGAAGCAGGTGAACGCGAGGATTATCTGGAGATATTTGCAGCAGGCCAGTGGCAGCATGTGTGCTCAGGCGGAGAATTCCATATCTTCGCGGCAGAGCCGGGCACGGCTCCCATCTACACAGACACCGCCACTCTGCTGGACAAATACACGCAGATCTTCCGCACCAGTAAGCTCCTTGCCTTCAGCCTGCTGGCGATGACACTTGCCGCCGCATTGCTGTTCTGCCTGTCCGCAGTGGTATGGGACAATGCGACCGTCCGCCATACGGCATGGGTAGCACTATCCATTCTGATCATACCGCTGGTGCCTTCACTCATGGTATACACGGCATATCGTCTGCGCATCCGCAGACTTAAAGCTTAG
- a CDS encoding PadR family transcriptional regulator, with the protein MSRKNSLQMDQLTDSAYYILLALLTPRHGYAIMKYIEELTDDEIKIGPATLYTLIKKMQESSLILLDEDGEERRKTYSITEKGRTLIADEIERRLRMSRHGNLALLNAEGDTDEVQ; encoded by the coding sequence TTGTCCCGCAAGAATTCACTGCAGATGGACCAGCTTACCGACTCTGCTTATTACATTTTGTTGGCCCTGCTGACCCCAAGACACGGCTATGCCATCATGAAGTATATTGAAGAGCTCACAGATGACGAGATTAAGATCGGACCGGCTACCTTGTATACACTAATCAAAAAAATGCAGGAAAGCAGCTTGATTCTGCTGGATGAGGATGGGGAGGAGCGTCGGAAGACCTACAGTATTACGGAGAAGGGCCGTACCCTGATCGCTGACGAAATCGAACGGAGATTACGAATGTCGCGGCATGGCAATCTTGCCTTGCTGAACGCTGAGGGGGATACAGATGAAGTCCAATAA
- a CDS encoding response regulator transcription factor, translating into MKFDCLIVDDEMELAETTCEYFNLFDVHTAFVTSAEACREFLREHEVSLLLLDINLGGTSGFQLCKELRLTTSIPILFISARSSEDDVLIALDIGGDDYIHKPYTLRVLLAKVKAVLKRWSNEPIPEEDGGLLQAGPVQIDTKLRRATLNGEPLKLKTMEYKLLHYLVQHKNRVIPKEELFSGVWGDIFAGDGTLNVHIRHLREKIEVSPKEPQLICTVWGIGYAFEGE; encoded by the coding sequence ATGAAATTTGACTGCCTGATTGTGGATGATGAGATGGAGCTTGCCGAGACCACCTGCGAATATTTCAATCTGTTCGATGTACATACCGCCTTCGTGACAAGCGCTGAAGCCTGCCGGGAATTCTTGCGTGAGCATGAGGTATCCCTGCTGCTGCTGGATATTAACCTGGGCGGTACGTCTGGCTTCCAGCTGTGCAAGGAGCTGCGCCTGACTACCAGTATCCCCATTCTGTTCATCAGTGCACGCTCCAGTGAGGACGATGTGCTGATCGCGCTGGATATCGGCGGAGATGATTATATCCATAAGCCGTATACGCTGCGGGTACTGCTGGCCAAGGTCAAGGCGGTGCTGAAGCGCTGGAGCAATGAACCCATCCCGGAAGAAGACGGCGGCTTGCTTCAAGCCGGACCGGTACAGATTGATACCAAGCTGCGTAGAGCTACGCTGAACGGAGAGCCGCTGAAGCTGAAGACGATGGAATACAAGCTGCTTCATTATCTGGTACAGCATAAGAACCGGGTGATTCCCAAGGAGGAGCTGTTCAGCGGGGTATGGGGGGATATTTTTGCCGGAGACGGGACCTTGAATGTACATATCAGACATCTGCGCGAGAAGATCGAGGTAAGCCCGAAGGAACCTCAATTGATCTGCACCGTCTGGGGTATCGGCTATGCGTTCGAGGGGGAATAG
- a CDS encoding HAMP domain-containing sensor histidine kinase, translating into MLKRLLTVLIVTVLAAQLALWLVQSSLPVDVQTDRAAINEIVKLTAMNWGTLDDGVYKLSPYEFAVVDDHGRLLYQSAEGVSTTLNEAINRRDTMIDVTVDGITAGKVIINNDYESAADRFRKTLYYITAGAMLLLLLLGIGYLLYLNHSVFRPFGKLQQFARHIARGELDFPLEMDRNHLFGAFSESFDMMREELAAARHSEYLANKSKKELVASLSHDIKTPVSSIKAITELMLLHPRDDKTGRQLQTLYAKADQIDRLVTDMFHATLEELNELQVNVADHDSRLLAELIENANYYDKITAGSVPACLISTDPLRLQQVIDNVINNAYKYAGSRIRINCAIREEELEVEIMDYGPGVPTGELALLFNKFYRGSGAASHNGTGLGLYISRYLMRKMQGEIVCANREDGFTVKLLIPLAGTI; encoded by the coding sequence ATGCTGAAGAGGCTGCTGACTGTCCTGATCGTCACAGTTCTGGCCGCCCAACTCGCCCTGTGGCTGGTGCAGTCCAGTCTGCCTGTGGATGTGCAGACCGACCGGGCTGCGATCAACGAGATTGTTAAGCTTACCGCAATGAACTGGGGAACGCTGGACGACGGCGTATATAAGCTGAGCCCCTATGAATTTGCCGTTGTGGATGATCACGGCAGACTGCTGTATCAATCGGCTGAAGGCGTGTCCACGACCCTTAACGAGGCCATCAACCGCCGGGATACGATGATTGATGTCACTGTAGACGGTATCACGGCGGGTAAGGTAATTATCAACAATGATTATGAGAGTGCAGCGGACCGGTTCAGAAAGACTTTATATTATATAACGGCGGGTGCCATGCTGCTGCTGCTTCTGCTGGGCATCGGATATCTTCTGTATCTGAATCATTCGGTGTTCCGGCCGTTTGGCAAGCTGCAGCAGTTCGCCAGACATATCGCCAGAGGAGAGCTGGATTTCCCGCTGGAGATGGACCGCAATCATCTGTTCGGGGCGTTCAGCGAGAGCTTTGATATGATGCGTGAGGAGCTGGCGGCGGCGCGGCATAGTGAGTATCTGGCCAACAAAAGCAAAAAGGAGCTGGTCGCCAGCCTCAGTCATGATATTAAGACACCGGTCTCCTCCATCAAGGCCATCACGGAGCTGATGCTGCTTCATCCCCGGGATGACAAGACCGGCCGGCAATTACAGACGTTGTATGCCAAGGCAGACCAGATTGACCGGCTGGTGACGGATATGTTCCATGCCACGCTGGAGGAGTTGAATGAGCTGCAGGTGAATGTCGCCGACCATGACAGCCGGCTGCTGGCTGAGCTGATTGAGAATGCCAACTATTATGACAAAATCACGGCGGGATCTGTTCCTGCCTGTCTGATCAGCACGGACCCGCTGCGGCTGCAGCAGGTGATCGACAATGTGATCAACAATGCCTATAAATATGCCGGAAGCAGGATACGGATTAACTGTGCCATCCGGGAGGAAGAGCTGGAGGTCGAGATTATGGACTATGGACCCGGAGTGCCCACCGGGGAGCTTGCGCTGCTCTTCAACAAGTTCTACCGTGGCAGCGGCGCGGCCAGCCACAATGGCACGGGGCTGGGTCTCTACATTTCACGCTATCTGATGCGTAAGATGCAAGGAGAGATTGTTTGTGCCAACCGGGAAGATGGCTTCACCGTGAAGCTGCTGATTCCGCTCGCTGGAACGATTTAA
- a CDS encoding ABC transporter ATP-binding protein — protein MSRNNEEVLVQTRKLGKTFSHGGVQQHVLKNLDVAVHKGDFTIIMGSSGSGKSTLLYALSGMEKPTLGEILFEGKDITRMSNDQLAVFRRKHCGFVFQQIHLLDTMSVLDNVLSSAYLVQRDRRKAVAKAKELLTRVGLGEGTWGKFPAQISGGEAQRAGIIRALINEPKVVFADEPTGALNSASGASVLGVLTEVNRSGQSIVMVTHDLKTALRGNRILYLRDGVIVGELQLSPFHEDSGPERQDQLQAFLTELGW, from the coding sequence ATGAGCAGAAATAATGAAGAGGTGCTGGTGCAGACGCGCAAGCTGGGCAAGACCTTCTCACATGGAGGCGTCCAGCAGCATGTGCTGAAGAATCTGGATGTGGCTGTGCACAAGGGGGATTTCACGATTATTATGGGCAGCTCGGGTTCAGGCAAATCCACGCTGCTCTATGCGCTATCCGGGATGGAGAAGCCTACCCTGGGCGAGATCCTGTTCGAAGGCAAGGACATTACCCGGATGAGCAATGACCAGCTGGCCGTCTTCCGGCGCAAGCACTGCGGGTTCGTCTTCCAGCAGATTCATCTGCTGGATACGATGAGTGTGCTGGACAATGTACTGTCCAGTGCTTATTTGGTACAGCGTGACCGCAGGAAGGCTGTTGCCAAAGCCAAGGAGCTGCTGACCCGGGTAGGACTGGGCGAAGGGACCTGGGGCAAGTTCCCGGCGCAAATCTCCGGCGGAGAAGCGCAGCGGGCCGGAATTATCCGCGCGCTGATCAACGAGCCAAAGGTGGTGTTCGCCGATGAGCCAACCGGTGCGCTGAACAGCGCTTCGGGCGCAAGCGTGCTAGGGGTATTGACCGAGGTGAACCGCAGCGGCCAGAGTATCGTTATGGTGACGCATGATCTCAAGACGGCGCTGCGCGGCAACCGCATCCTCTATCTGCGCGACGGTGTGATTGTCGGTGAGCTGCAGCTGTCTCCGTTCCATGAGGACAGCGGGCCGGAGCGGCAGGATCAGCTGCAGGCTTTTCTGACAGAGCTGGGGTGGTAG